In Hahella sp. KA22, one genomic interval encodes:
- a CDS encoding HypC/HybG/HupF family hydrogenase formation chaperone: protein MCLAIPVQVESLLDDDEALVDIGGLKKRISLALVDDVRVGDYVILHVGYALSKIDEDEALRTLALFDEMQALQEELGASLESSEDGDR, encoded by the coding sequence ATGTGTCTAGCTATACCGGTGCAGGTAGAAAGCCTGCTGGACGACGACGAAGCCCTGGTGGACATCGGCGGCCTGAAAAAACGCATCTCCCTGGCGCTGGTGGACGACGTACGTGTCGGCGATTACGTCATCCTTCACGTGGGTTACGCGCTCAGTAAAATCGACGAGGACGAAGCATTACGCACCCTGGCGCTTTTTGACGAGATGCAGGCGCTGCAAGAGGAGCTGGGCGCAAGTCTGGAGTCCAGCGAGGACGGCGACCGATGA
- the hypE gene encoding hydrogenase expression/formation protein HypE: MSLDNDFSHGCVEMIHGGGGRAMRRLIEDLFLQAFDNPLLRAGDDQACFQAAPGRMVMTTDSHVISPLFFPGGDIGALAVHGTVNDVCMSGATPLYLSAAFILEEGFPLRDLRRIVLSMAAAAQEAGVAIVTGDTKVVERGKGDGVFITTTGVGRLPDEVHCSAARVAAGDKILVNGFLGDHGVTILSQRENLTFEANLRSDSQSLQDLVAAMVAVAPDIHCMRDPTRGGLAATLNEISQQANVGMRLHEKAIPVRQEVRAACEFLGLDPLYVANEGKLVAFCAPERADALLQVMQSHPKGCDAAIIGEVIEDERRLVRLRTGFGGERVVDWRSGDPLPRIC, translated from the coding sequence ATGAGTCTGGACAACGATTTCTCCCACGGCTGCGTGGAAATGATCCACGGCGGCGGCGGACGCGCGATGCGCCGTCTGATTGAGGATCTGTTCCTGCAGGCCTTCGATAATCCGTTGCTGCGCGCCGGCGATGATCAGGCCTGTTTCCAGGCCGCTCCGGGACGCATGGTCATGACCACCGACAGCCACGTAATCTCCCCTTTGTTCTTCCCCGGCGGCGATATCGGCGCCCTGGCGGTGCACGGTACGGTGAACGACGTTTGCATGTCCGGCGCGACGCCACTGTATCTGTCCGCCGCCTTCATTCTGGAAGAAGGTTTTCCTCTGCGCGATCTGCGCCGCATCGTTTTATCTATGGCCGCCGCCGCACAGGAAGCAGGCGTAGCCATTGTGACTGGCGACACCAAAGTGGTGGAGCGGGGCAAAGGCGACGGCGTCTTCATCACCACCACCGGCGTCGGCCGCCTGCCGGATGAGGTTCATTGCAGCGCGGCGCGGGTGGCGGCGGGGGACAAAATTCTGGTTAACGGTTTCCTTGGCGATCATGGCGTCACGATCCTGTCGCAACGGGAAAATCTGACCTTTGAAGCCAATCTGCGCTCCGACAGCCAAAGCCTGCAAGATCTGGTGGCGGCGATGGTCGCCGTTGCGCCGGATATACATTGCATGCGCGATCCCACCCGCGGCGGCCTGGCGGCGACCCTCAACGAAATATCGCAGCAGGCGAATGTGGGCATGCGTTTACATGAGAAAGCCATTCCCGTTCGACAGGAAGTGCGCGCCGCCTGTGAGTTCCTGGGGCTTGATCCTTTATACGTGGCCAACGAAGGCAAATTAGTCGCTTTCTGTGCGCCGGAACGGGCGGACGCCCTGCTCCAGGTAATGCAGTCACACCCGAAAGGCTGCGACGCCGCCATCATCGGCGAAGTCATTGAGGACGAGCGCCGCCTGGTGCGCTTGCGTACGGGGTTCGGTGGAGAAAGAGTGGTGGACTGGCGCAGCGGCGACCCGCTGCCGCGCATTTGCTAG
- the hypD gene encoding hydrogenase formation protein HypD has protein sequence MKYIDEFRNGDYAAEVARRIHAEADPGRRYRFMEFCGGHTHTLFRYGIPDLLPANVNMIHGPGCPVCVLPMARIDAAIELAVRHQVILCSYGDMLRVPGAHRTSLLKAKAQGADVRMLYSPADALRIAQENPQRQVVFFAIGFETTTPPTAAVLLKARQLALKNFSVFCNHVLTPPAITGILEPAQQAGERIIEGLVGPGHVSVITGGGAYESLAQRYHTPIVIAGFEPLDVLHAILLLVRQCNENRYEVENQYSRAVTACGNAKAQSMVAQTMTLRDRFEWRGLGWMPHSALEIRPEFADFDAEARFELSPSDARENRACECPAVLRGAKSPTDCKLFATLCTPDNPIGACMVSSEGACAAHFSYGHTR, from the coding sequence ATGAAATATATCGACGAATTCCGTAACGGCGATTACGCCGCCGAAGTGGCGCGCCGCATTCACGCTGAAGCCGATCCGGGAAGACGCTATCGCTTCATGGAATTCTGCGGCGGCCACACCCACACGCTGTTCCGCTATGGCATACCGGACCTGCTGCCCGCCAATGTGAACATGATTCACGGACCCGGCTGTCCGGTTTGCGTGCTTCCTATGGCGCGCATCGACGCCGCCATCGAGCTGGCGGTGCGACATCAGGTCATTCTGTGCAGTTACGGAGACATGCTGCGGGTTCCCGGCGCCCATCGCACCAGCCTGTTGAAAGCGAAAGCCCAAGGCGCCGACGTGCGTATGTTGTACTCCCCGGCGGACGCCTTGCGCATCGCCCAGGAAAATCCGCAACGCCAGGTGGTGTTTTTCGCTATCGGTTTTGAAACCACGACGCCGCCCACCGCCGCAGTGCTGCTGAAAGCGCGCCAACTGGCGCTGAAGAATTTTTCCGTTTTCTGCAACCATGTGCTGACGCCTCCGGCGATCACCGGCATCCTGGAGCCCGCGCAACAGGCTGGCGAGCGTATCATTGAAGGGCTGGTCGGCCCCGGCCACGTCAGCGTGATCACCGGCGGTGGCGCTTATGAATCCCTGGCCCAACGCTATCACACGCCGATTGTCATCGCCGGCTTCGAGCCGCTCGACGTCCTTCATGCGATCCTTCTGCTGGTGCGCCAGTGCAACGAAAATCGCTATGAAGTAGAAAACCAGTATTCAAGAGCAGTCACCGCTTGCGGCAACGCCAAGGCCCAATCCATGGTGGCGCAAACCATGACCCTGCGCGACCGTTTCGAATGGCGCGGCCTGGGCTGGATGCCGCACAGCGCCCTGGAGATCAGGCCGGAATTCGCGGATTTCGACGCTGAAGCGCGATTCGAGCTGAGCCCCAGCGACGCCAGGGAAAACAGAGCCTGCGAGTGTCCTGCGGTGCTGCGCGGCGCCAAATCGCCGACGGACTGCAAACTGTTCGCCACCCTGTGCACCCCCGACAATCCCATCGGCGCCTGCATGGTGTCTTCCGAAGGCGCTTGCGCCGCCCATTTCAGCTACGGACATACCCGCTGA
- a CDS encoding ABC transporter substrate-binding protein has protein sequence MSMQINPAQAQELKVALMVFSGDQRAAFNELSRQFEKENPDINVRWLAYDEDAYKGGIERWLSKNEPADVLYWQAGERLLQYVRQGFVEPIDDLWRAQNFDADYTDAIKDTVSWRGRVYAVPYSYYQWGLYYRQSLFRRLGLQPPQDWDGLLKMCGDMRKAGVAPFTIGTHYHWTAAAWFDYLNLRINGLAFHRELTSGLASYMDPRVRDVFEHWKTLLDKDCFIDHKLHREWDWKQSLPLLYRGHAGMLLMGNFFSSTLPEDLAADFRFAPFPMINPDLPRYEEAPTDVFLLPVNSVNKEPAKKFLAFIGRADVQAALNNKVGKISTNLRAAHGDDYFIRVGAELLQSAAGISQFFDRDSPKAMADEAVRIFTEFMVVRDIERTQAALERARRKHY, from the coding sequence CTGATGGTGTTCAGCGGCGATCAGCGGGCGGCGTTCAATGAATTGTCCCGTCAGTTCGAAAAGGAAAATCCCGACATCAATGTACGCTGGCTGGCTTACGACGAGGACGCTTATAAAGGCGGCATTGAGCGCTGGCTGAGCAAGAACGAGCCCGCAGATGTGCTGTATTGGCAGGCGGGAGAACGGTTGCTGCAGTATGTGCGTCAAGGGTTTGTGGAGCCCATCGACGATCTGTGGCGGGCGCAGAACTTTGACGCGGATTACACCGACGCGATCAAAGACACCGTGTCCTGGCGCGGGCGTGTGTATGCGGTTCCCTATTCTTACTATCAATGGGGACTTTATTACCGCCAGTCCCTGTTTCGCCGTCTGGGTTTGCAACCGCCGCAAGACTGGGACGGCTTGCTGAAAATGTGCGGCGACATGCGCAAAGCCGGCGTCGCTCCCTTCACCATCGGCACCCATTATCACTGGACCGCCGCCGCCTGGTTCGACTATCTCAACTTGCGCATCAACGGCCTGGCCTTTCACCGGGAGCTGACCAGCGGTCTCGCCTCCTACATGGACCCGCGCGTGCGCGATGTCTTCGAACATTGGAAAACCCTGTTGGACAAAGACTGTTTTATCGACCACAAGCTGCATCGGGAGTGGGATTGGAAACAGTCGCTGCCTTTGCTTTATCGCGGACACGCGGGCATGTTGTTGATGGGTAATTTTTTCAGCAGCACGTTGCCGGAAGATCTGGCGGCGGACTTTCGCTTTGCGCCTTTCCCGATGATTAATCCCGACCTTCCACGTTACGAAGAGGCGCCGACGGATGTTTTTCTATTGCCTGTTAATTCCGTCAATAAAGAACCAGCGAAGAAGTTTCTGGCCTTTATCGGCAGGGCGGACGTGCAGGCGGCCCTGAATAATAAGGTCGGTAAAATCTCCACTAATCTGCGCGCTGCTCATGGCGACGATTACTTTATCCGCGTGGGGGCGGAATTACTGCAATCCGCTGCGGGCATCTCGCAGTTTTTTGATCGCGACTCTCCTAAAGCGATGGCGGATGAAGCGGTAAGAATTTTCACCGAATTTATGGTGGTGCGGGATATTGAGCGCACTCAGGCGGCGTTGGAGCGAGCGCGGCGGAAACACTACTAG